One region of Fragaria vesca subsp. vesca linkage group LG4, FraVesHawaii_1.0, whole genome shotgun sequence genomic DNA includes:
- the LOC101312043 gene encoding myb-related protein 305-like, whose protein sequence is MYCGMMAAHMGWGIIEEEGWRKGPWTSEEDRLLIEYVRLHGEGRWNSVARLAGLKRNGKSCRLRWVNYLRPDLKRGQITPHEESIILQLHARWGNRWSTIARSLPGRTDNEIKNYWRTHFKKKAKVPSDASEKAKSRLLRRQQFHQQQQQQQQQHQADMKRIMALLDENDTKISSWPPQAAQGNQDMDTTSTTAFHNHTCTEEQGFFYSMLNGNVPHVVEASSSEDSFLWDGLWNLDDVHGNFTTSACATGKASTFHNFVVPFS, encoded by the exons ATGTATTGTGGGATGATGGCAGCTCATATGGGTTGGGGTATAATAGAAGAAGAGGGTTGGAGAAAGGGTCCCTGGACTTCTGAGGAAGATAGGTTGCTTATTGAGTATGTAAGGCTTCATGGTGAAGGAAGATGGAACTCTGTGGCTAGGCTTGCAG GATTGAAAAGGAATGGAAAGAGCTGCAGACTGAGATGGGTGAACTACTTGAGGCCAGACCTTAAGAGGGGACAGATAACTCCTCATGAAGAGAGCATAATTCTACAGCTGCATGCTAGGTGGGGGAATAG GTGGTCAACGATTGCAAGAAGCTTGCCTGGGAGGACTGATAATGAGATCAAGAACTACTGGAGAACCCATTTCAAGAAAAAGGCTAAAGTGCCTTCTGATGCCTCTGAGAAGGCTAAAAGTCGCCTCTTACGGCGGCAACAGTTTCACCAGCAACAGCAGCAACAACAGCAGCAGCATCAAGCAGACATGAAAAGAATCATGGCCTTGCTGGATGAAAATGACACCAAAATATCGTCGTGGCCGCCTCAAGCAGCCCAAGGTAATCAGGACATGGATACTACTAGTACTACTGCATTCCACAACCACACATGTACTGAGGAGCAAGGCTTCTTCTATTCTATGCTCAATGGTAATGTGCCTCATGTTGTTGAAGCTTCTTCCAGTGAAGACAGTTTTCTGTGGGATGGCCTGTGGAACTTGGATGATGTCCATGGCAATTTCACCACTTCAGCTTGTGCAACTGGCAAAGCTAGTACTTTCCACAACTTTGTGGTTCCCTTCTCTTGA
- the LOC101292696 gene encoding uncharacterized protein LOC101292696, whose product MEKNSAACVMEWSIELEKALRSTKPGRSLEAILEIGPKFVRLSREPECSPVIYHMFDLIPGEEKLFSNSIVLRLANAFESGDKHTRVCVLKAFLYEYRKRNKGSEYRGVLSKTEDHVQVEFLGRVKVVFDGGDVEDRALALGLLGCWAHFAKESPSIRYLVLSSIVSPHILEVKSSLFAAGCFAELSEDFARVVLEMLLHVMNSPETLHGIRLAGARMFAKFGFSHSIAANAYKTGVKLLLECSDEDYQVAMLVSISKLASRSTILISEHVELLVLFLNKEKTFRLRGTALRCLHYIFSKGIYCVPLNASLVNTLFSILDEPPPQLPSPMLFQALQTLRKIILRIHPNLPFDVFESSKLFNIATNVSPSPITPESMLAISVMVDISRKLKGSTHMESVLHSESPLPSRVIFLIIDRITLMVKPVLVLGQINSFVLQKVNVLLDLLIILNREYPDLHLVVLDHIFGLIKSISIVHDSAMARTDTGVVVRDNVDLKESSVIRSKLVFRIYRFLVTFLENLCEAEALSTKLYDKVKILVEHLCHSNLFECYAYTIYSLLLCDQFIWGHMVHESEGSCNRLSGISLRDYSVEHETQVIEFAKRLLTEKNGWPAYRVGTYAACQGAWHTAAFIFEQLVNRVHSDLCCHWLKSLVHYAHGEWKCKLLRLPKQGLETRKFCFTVSTDDLGEIGQDAACNIKGHSYTKELAAAYNSLRSSLETLRVNVTTGHIFYFQRWFLSLRAKLLRAVMDLVDLVNIMRNTTKNRQGQKSSMVGYLMSLQKLTQISLQLKRAAQEFDLVTTSFIDIDKKSSNIISALAISCSLLAFCSGFALYIPRLANSLAVCGPGVANNIDSILIQILVGRLWHSKQETIKDLCLLWEAGGEPFDCFHFPSRIQGCENYFEARNILGVISYAVSGFSGLKSKSDRVQNEEGLSEVTKDGLQLLLEILTKWMQIPFRTPKYFFNLRPCLGSELFAVNETRSPDRICVSLGFHLSLDLCLQLRNAPSDIPVRFKKFYCMLCCKLSFLDPELGTFQPWETDDMVENNEKLLKYATDCSTKKGNKRGRSSDEGEFVNSFVCFDLNDRGQGFSSCLLDVSGFPVGSYRIKWYSCCFDNQGQCWTLPSLNPGPVFTVHSL is encoded by the exons ATGGAAAAGAACTCAGCAGCATGTGTGATGGAATGGAGCATAGAGCTTGAGAAGGCCTTGCGGTCCACGAAACCAGGCCGCTCACTTGAAGCCATATTGGAGATAGGGCCGAAATTTGTACGGTTAAGCAGAGAACCGGAGTGTTCTCCGGTTATCTACCACATGTTTGACTTAATTCCCGGTGAGGAGAAGCTCTTTTCCAATTCTATTGTTCTGCGTCTTGCAAATGCGTTTGAATCTGGAGACAAGCACACGAGGGTATGTGTTTTGAAGGCGTTTTTGTATGAGTATCGGAAAAGAAACAAAGGGAGTGAGTACAGGGGAGTTTTGTCAAAAACTGAGGATCATGTGCAGGTAGAGTTTTTGGGGAGAGTTAAGGTTGTCTTTGATGGTGGGGATGTTGAAGATAGGGCTTTGGCTTTGGGGTTATTAGGCTGTTGGGCACATTTTGCTAAAGAAAGTCCGAGCATACGATACCTGGTGCTCTCTAGTATTGTTTCACCTCACATTCTGGAGGTAAAGTCGTCCTTATTTGCAGCAGGATGCTTTGCTGAATTATCTGAGGACTTTGCGCGGGTTGTCTTGGAGATGCTGCTTCATGTGATGAATTCACCGGAAACTTTGCATGGTATAAGGTTGGCTGGAGCACGCATGTTTGCCAAATTTGGATTTTCACATTCCATTGCAGCTAATGCTTACAAG ACAGGTGTGAAGTTGTTATTAGAGTGTTCGGACGAGGATTATCAGGTTGCCATGCTGGTTTCCATTTCCAAACTTGCTTCCAGGTCAACGATTCTTATTTCTGAGCAT GTTGAGCTGCTTGTATTGTTTCTTAACAAAGAAAAAACTTTTCGTCTTCGGGGAACAGCACTAAGATGCCTGCATTATATTTTCAGTAAAGGAATATATTGTGTTCCCTTAAATGCATCTCTGGTGAACACATTATTTAGCATCCTAGACGAACCCCCACCCCAACTCCCGTCACCCATGCTATTTCAAGCGCTGCAGACGTTGCGTAAG ATAATTTTACGTATCCATCCTAATCTACCCTTTGATGTCTTTGAATCTTCTAAGCTGTTTAACATTGCTACGAATGTATCGCCATCTCCAATTACACCAGAGAGCATGTTAGCCATTTCTGTTATGGTAGATATATCAAGAAAATTAAAGGGAAGCACACATATGGAGTCCGTTTTGCATTCAGAGTCTCCTCTTCCATCTCGAGTGATTTTCCTTATCATAGATCGGATAACTTTGATGGTGAAGCCAGTTTTGGTTCTTGGTCAGATCAATTCTTTTGTGCTTCAGAAAGTTAATGTCCTGCTTGATCTTCTTATCATTCTAAATCGAGAATATCCAGATTTACATCTCGTAGTATTGGATCATATATTTGGTTTAATCAAGTCCATCTCGATTGTGCATGACAGTGCTATGGCTAGAACAGACACAGGTGTAGTTGTTCGTGATAATGTAGATTTGAAAGAGAGCTCAGTTATCAGATCGAAGCTAGTATTTAGGATATACAGATTTTTAGTGACCTTTCTGGAAAATCTCTGTGAAGCTGAAGCGCTCTCTACAAAATTATATGACAAGGTGAAGATTCTGGTCGAACATTTATGCCACAGTAACTTGTTTGAGTGCTATGCATACACAATTTACTCTTTACTGTTGTGTGATCAGTTCATTTGGGGTCACATGGTGCATGAGAGCGAGGGAAGTTGCAATAGACTCTCGGGTATATCTCTTCGTGATTACTCTGTTGAGCATGAAACTCAGGTCATTGAATTTGCTAAGAGGTTGCTAACAGAAAAAAATGGTTGGCCTGCTTACAGAGTCGGGACATATGCAGCATGTCAGGGAGCTTGGCACACTGCGGCTTTTATATTTGAGCAGTTGGTGAACAGGGTTCATTCTGATCTGTGCTGTCACTGGTTGAAATCATTGGTTCATTATGCTCATGGGGAGTGGAAATGCAAGCTGCTTCGATTACCAAAACAAGGGTTAGAGACACGCAAATTCTGCTTTACAGTTTCCACTGATGATTTAGGTGAAATTGGTCAAGATGCAGCTTGTAATATAAAGGGGCATAGTTATACTAAAGAGCTAGCAGCTGCTTACAACAGTCTGCGCTCTTCTTTGGAAACATTGAGAGTCAATGTCACAACAGGCCATATTTTTTATTTCCAAAGATGGTTTTTGTCCTTAAGAGCGAAGTTACTCAGAGCCGTGATGGATTTAGTGGATTTAGTTAATATTATGAGAAACACAACAAAAAATAGGCAGGGTCAGAAAAGTTCTATGGTTGGATACTTAATGTCATTGCAGAAGCTTACTCAGATATCTCTGCAGTTGAAGAGGGCGGCACAGGAATTTGATCTAGTTACAACATCTTTCATTGACATCGACAAGAAAAGTTCAAATATTATTTCAGCACTTGCAATAAGTTGTTCTTTGTTGGCCTTTTGTTCTGGTTTTGCTCTCTACATTCCAAGGCTGGCTAATTCCCTTGCTGTTTGTGGTCCCGGAGTTGCAAACAATATAGACTCTATACTGATACAAATTCTAGTTGGGCGGTTGTGGCACAGTAAGCAGGAAACCATTAAAGATCTTTGTCTGCTTTGGGAGGCGGGTGGAGAGCCTTTTGATTGTTTTCACTTTCCATCAAGAATCCAAGGATGTGAAAATTATTTTGAAGCAAGAAACATTCTCGGGGTCATTAGTTATGCGGTTTCAGGCTTTTCTGGTTTGAAAAGCAAGTCTGACAGAGTGCAGAATGAGGAAGGTCTCTCCGAAGTAACAAAGGATGGCCTGCAACTTCTACTTGAAATTCTTACGAAATGGATGCAGATCCCTTTCCGGACTCCCAAGTACTTCTTCAACTTGAG GCCTTGCCTTGGATCTGAATTGTTTGCTGTCAACGAAACTAGAAGCCCAGATAGAATATGCGTATCATTAGGCTTCCACTTGTCATTAGATCTCTGCCTTCAATTAAGAAATGCACCATCAGATATTCCAGTGCGGTTTAAAAAATTCTACTGCATGCTCTGTTGTAAACTATCCTTTCTAGACCCAGAGCTGGGTACTTTTCAACCTTGGGAAACCGATGACATGGTAGAAAATAATGAAAAGCTGTTGAAGTATGCAACAGACTGCAGCACAAAAAAGGGTAATAAGCGCGGAAGGAGTAGTGATGAAGGAGAATTTGTGAATTCATTCGTGTGTTTTGATCTGAATGACAGAGGACAAGGGTTCTCGAGTTGCTTGCTTGATGTTTCTGGTTTTCCGGTGGGTAGTTATAGAATCAAATGGTATAGCTGTTGTTTTGATAATCAGGGACAGTGTTGGACCCTTCCCTCTTTAAATCCTGGACCTGTATTTACTGTACATAGTTTGTAG
- the LOC101292994 gene encoding pentatricopeptide repeat-containing protein At3g12770-like, whose protein sequence is MSLSATRKTFTLNTFRYCTCATALHPSPDLHHLLQLSITHRSLPLAQQSHARVLTYGLHQNPFIATKLISAYAQFNHPTNSKLVFDSIHPKNVYLWNSMISAYVRTRLHNEAFSLFIEMLCSASPDEFTFSTMAKVSGEAGNLATGKWVHGKCVRAGFVSDMIVVNSVMSMYCKCGEFGECRKVFDEMPDRNVGSWNVLIGGFGSGGECEFGDGVLEMVKGMMRSGLRPDGFTVSSLLAMCGGKGVGGLGYGREMHCYVVKYRLELSLGSDVHLGCCLVDMYCRSGRVDLGRRVFEGMKCRNVYAWTAMVNGYVQSGGSDEGLVLFRKMQVKDGIEPNRVSLVSILPGCISHAGLTGGKQIHGFAIRKEMNHDVSLCNALIDMYCKCGSLDFARRVFEDDSFCKDAISWSSMISGYGLHGRGEEAIVLYNKMVRLGIKPDMITIVGVLSACSRSGLVNEGLSVYSSATTDYGIKPRVEMCACVVDLLGRSGELNQALNFIKTMPVEASPSVWGALVTASVLHGNRDMQDLAYKFLIQLEPENPSNYISASNFFASSRRWDIVAETRTMMKDRGLRKTPGCSWISITGKTHSFFVADKVHPCCDSIYEMLDFLILVIKGAPNFHDLVEYSA, encoded by the coding sequence ATGAGCCTCTCCGCTACACGCAAGACATTCACCCTCAATACCTTCCGATATTGCACCTGTGCCACTGCCCTCCACCCATCGCCGGACCTCCACCACCTTCTCCAGCTCTCAATCACACACCGCTCTCTTCCACTCGCCCAACAATCCCACGCGCGAGTCCTCACTTATGGCCTCCACCAAAACCCATTCATCGCCACTAAGCTCATCTCCGCCTACGCCCAATTCAACCACCCAACCAACTCCAAGCTCGTCTTCGACTCCATTCACCCTAAAAACGTGTATCTCTGGAACTCAATGATCAGTGCCTACGTCAGAACCCGTCTTCACAACGAAGCTTTCAGTTTATTCATCGAAATGTTGTGTTCTGCATCCCCGGATGAGTTTACGTTTTCGACAATGGCGAAGGTTTCCGGCGAGGCTGGGAACTTGGCTACCGGAAAATGGGTTCATGGAAAGTGTGTGAGAGCTGGGTTTGTTTCGGATATGATTGTCGTGAATTCGGTGATGTCAATGTATTGTAAATGTGGGGAGTTTGGGGAGTGCAGGAAGGTGTTCGATGAAATGCCTGATAGAAATGTTGGGTCTTGGAATGTGTTGATCGGAGGGTTCGGGAGTGGCGGTGAGTGTGAATTTGGGGATGGGGTGTTGGAAATGGTGAAGGGTATGATGAGGAGTGGGTTGAGACCCGACGGGTTTACTGTTTCGAGTTTGTTGGCAATGTGTGGAGGGAAGGGTGTTGGGGGGTTGGGGTATGGGAGGGAGATGCATTGTTATGTTGTGAAGTATCGGTTGGAGTTGAGTTTGGGTTCGGATGTTCATCTTGGGTGTTGTTTGGTTGATATGTATTGTAGGAGTGGTAGAGTTGATTTGGGGAGACGGGTGTTTGAGGGTATGAAGTGTAGAAATGTGTATGCTTGGACGGCGATGGTCAATGGTTATGTGCAGAGTGGAGGTTCTGATGAAGGGTTGGTTCTTTTCAGGAAGATGCAGGTGAAAGATGGGATAGAACCCAATAGAGTATCACTTGTGAGTATTCTCCCGGGTTGTATTTCACATGCTGGTTTAACGGGCGGGAAACAAATTCATGGGTTTGCAATTAGGAAGGAGATGAATCATGATGTATCTTTATGCAATGCTTTGATTGATATGTATTGCAAATGTGGGAGCTTGGATTTTGCAAGGCGAGTGTTTGAGGATGACTCGTTTTGTAAGGATGCAATCTCTTGGAGTTCAATGATATCAGGGTATGGATTACATGGAAGGGGCGAGGAAGCCATTGTTTTGTATAATAAGATGGTTCGGCTTGGAATCAAACCGGACATGATAACCATTGTTGGGGTTCTTTCTGCCTGTAGCAGGTCAGGATTGGTAAATGAAGGCCTTTCAGTCTATAGCTCTGCAACAACTGATTATGGGATCAAACCAAGAGTGGAGATGTGTGCCTGTGTGGTGGATCTGTTAGGTCGATCAGGAGAGCTTAATCAAGCATTAAATTTCATCAAAACTATGCCTGTAGAAGCCAGTCCAAGTGTTTGGGGGGCTTTAGTTACTGCTTCTGTATTGCATGGGAACCGCGACATGCAAGATCTAGCTTATAAGTTCCTCATTCAACTAGAACCCGAAAATCCTTCAAACTATATCTCAGCATCAAATTTCTTTGCTTCTTCTAGAAGATGGGACATTGTAGCTGAAACACGAACAATGATGAAGGACAGAGGTTTGAGGAAGACACCTGGGTGCAGTTGGATCAGCATTACTGGTAAGACTCATTCTTTCTTTGTTGCTGATAAAGTACATCCTTGTTGTGATTCAATCTATGAGATGCTTGACTTCCTCATCTTAGTAATTAAGGGAGCCCCCAATTTCCATGACTTAGTAGAATATTCAGCCTAG